In the genome of Palaemon carinicauda isolate YSFRI2023 chromosome 13, ASM3689809v2, whole genome shotgun sequence, one region contains:
- the LOC137651861 gene encoding uncharacterized protein has translation MEMEKVVGPDGIPAEVWKCLGEKDIDILWNLIAKKENQINVLIVRRSVGNYKGVKLISHTTNIYDRIIEGRLRMKTTICEEQFGFMPGKSTVDAIFALRQTVEKYREKQTELQLMFIDLEKADNQASKKHCWNYRDVKGESLFLPWSAVSPYVFDIVMDVITPAIREEVPWCSMFADGIMLTDLTRRCSTQERKMKRRT, from the exons ATGGAAATGGAGAAAGTAGTTGGACCTGATGGAATACCCGCTGAAGTGTGGAAGTGTTTAGGAGAGAAAGACATAGATATCCTGTGGAATTTAATAGCTAAGAAAGAAAACCAGATAAATGTCCTAATAGTCCGCAGGAGTGTGGGAAACTACAAAGGAGTTAAACTAATATCACATACAACGAACATATATGATAGGATTATAGAAGGAAGACTGAGAATGAAAACCACTATTTGTGAAGAACAATTTGGTTTTATGCCAGGAAAGAGCACAGTTGATGCAATATTTGCACTAAGGCAGACAGTAGAGAAATATAGAGAGAAGCAGACAGAACTGCAGCTGatgtttattgatttggaaaaagc AGACAACCAAGCAAGTAAGAAGCACTGTTGGAACTACAGAGATGTTAAAGGTGAAAGTTTGTTTCTACCATGGTCAGCCGTTAGTCCTTATGTGTTTGATATTGTGATGGACGTTATAACACCTGCAATTAGAGAAGAGGTGCCTTGGTGTTCAATGTTTGCTGATGGCATTATGCTGACTGATCTAACAAGAAGATGTTCAACACAAGAAAGAAAGATGAAGAGAAGAACTTGA